Genomic segment of Shewanella sp. OMA3-2:
CAGCGTGATCGAAAACCAACTATAAGTGAATGATATGAGCGAACAAGCTACAGAATTTCATTACCAAGCGTTAACACCAGATTTAATTCTTGATGCCATAGAAAGCATTGGTATTTATCCTGAAACAGGCTTACTTGCATTAAACAGCTATGAAAATCGGGTCTACCAGTTCCGTTGTGATGACGCCAAGCGCTATGTGGTGAAGTTTTATCGGCCTAATCGTTGGACCGATGAACAGATCCAAGAAGAGCATGACTACTCACTCGAACTGGCTGAAAACGAAGTGCCAGTGGCTGCGCCGCTGATTATAAATGGTCAGTCACTGCATCATTATAAAGGCTTTCGGATGGCGTTATTTGACTCCATTGGCGGACGATCATTTGAGGTTGATAACCTTGAACAGTTAGAGGCGGTAGGGCGTTTTATTGGCCGTATTCATCAATATGCCACTAAGCAGCCATTTGTGCAGCGTGAAGTGTTAAATCCGCAAGTTTTAGGGGTTGAACCGTTAAATTATCTGCGTGAAAGTGGCATGGTAGCTCCTTCAATGGCTAACGCATTTTTTACTGTAGTAGAGCAGGTGCTCGCTAAAGCAACGGCAATTTGGCAGCGTCAGTCATTTAGTCATATGCGTTTACACGGTGACTTACATCCAGGTAATATTTTATGGACACCCAATGGCCGGGTTTTGTGGATTTAGATGACGCAAAACAAGGTCCAGCAGTGCAAGATATTTGGATGATGTTAACCGGTGACCGTCAACAGCAAATATTGCAGCTTGATATTTTGCTGGAGGGATACCAAGAGTTTGCAGATTTTGACTCACGCCAGTTAAGCTTAATTGAGCCTTTGCGGGCGCTGAGAATGATCCATTACAATGCTTGGCTTGCTAAACGTTGGAAAGATCCGGCATTTCCAATGAACTTTCCATGGTTTGGGGATCTCAAATACTGGGAACAACAAACTTTAGCGTTTAAAGAGCAATTGGCTGCATTAGATGAAGCCCCATTGAGCTTATTTTAAACATACTGGCAAAGTGAAGGTTAAATAAACTTCATTTTTACTGGTTGGTGTAAATTGTTACAAATACAATCGAGCTAAGATTATGGGTTTATTCAATGCTAAAGGTAAGATGCTTGCATTGATTGATGGTTAACCCAATACATTACCCATACATGCGTTACGCAAAAGGAACTAAAATGAAAAAAGCATTATTAATGGCTGCGGCATTACTGTTTACTCCATTGGCTGCAACTGCAGCAGATTACCAAGAAGGTGTGCATTACACTGTGATTAATGAAGGTCCAGGTTCTGCTAAACCAGAAATTACTGAGTTTTTCTCATTTTTCTGTGGCCATTGTTATAACTTCTCTCAAACGGTTATTCCAAAAATTAACAAGACGTTACCTGAAGGGGTTGCATTCAATCAGTCTCATGTTGAATTTATTGGCCGTGAAATGGGTGTAGAAATGTCGCGTGCTTTTGCTATAGCACACCAATTAAAAGTAGAAGACAAAGTAGAACCTGCTTTATTTGCTGCTATTCACGACAAGAAGCAAAGCTTCACCAGCTTAAATGATATTCGTTTATTATTTATTGCCAATGGTGTTGAAGGTAAAGATTTTGATGCCGCAGCTAATTCATTTATGGTTAATGCGCAAATGTCTAAAATGAAACGCGATGCGACAAATGCCAAAATATCTGGCGTACCGTCATTAGTTGTTAACGGTAAATACCGTGTTGAGACGGGTTCAATCAAATCTTACGATGAGTTGTTAGATATCGCTTATTACTTAGCGCAAATGAATAAAAAATAGTTATTCATTATCCTAAAATAGAAAAGGAGCTTAGGCTCCTTTTTTGTTGGCTCAATAATTTGTCTGCATAATTGGGGGAAGTATAAAGCCTATATAAACAGGCAAAAAAAAACCGTACGCTTTAAAAGCTGTACGGTGCAGAGCTAAATAGCTCTATATACCCTGAGTAACGTGGCAGATAATATCAGCGCGTCAAAACATTGGCAAGTGACATTTTTTTGTCGGTTGTTTTTTGTGATGTGAATACCGTTTCATCAAAAAAAGTTGTTAGGATGCAACTTTGCACATTTATGCTGGTCGAATAACATGCATGTCGGATCAATAAGTAATCGACAAGCATGTTAAGTCATCCATAGGATTATTGATTTTGGAAGATGTTTATTGAATACAGTAATAGAGAGTTGAAACATCAATAATGGCAGTATCAGATTAGAAAACTATTGATGGGATTCAGTCCGCTTTCACTTAATTTAAGCATCCCTTAAGGGTGCTTCATTTATACTGACGATGATTCAAAGTATTCACTTCAATAAGCAATGAATGATATGCAATGAGTCAGGATTAATCACTATTAAGTAACGGCTAAGAGTGATTAATAATACATAGAAAATAATAAGGAGGAGATATGAGAATGTTCCCTGTTTATGCCCCTAAACTTATCGTTAAACACGCAAGAATATTTTTTAATGGCGTGATTTGGGTCAAAGACCTAGGTCGTTTAGAATTTAGTTATGGAAGGTTTTTATTGCCAAAAAAAAGCCTGCCACAGGTGAGGCAGGCTATTTTAGAATTAAATGCGCTAATTGAATCACAACATGATCAACCCGCGTAGAATTTAATATTTGACTAAATTTCGCTATTCAATAAACCAACAAGACCGTTGACCTTATCACTCCATGAGTTTAGGTCTTGCTCTAATTGTTGGTTTTTTGCTGTTAGCGTGACATTCTTTTGCTTCTCTTCTTCAAGCTCCATTTTTAGTAGCTCAATGTTTTCAAGAGTTGCCTGGATTTTGGTTTCCAGTTGGGACAATAATTCAAGGCTCATGGGGAGTCCTAATGGTTTCTGGATGTAAACCTCATTCTAGCAGTGACAGCCCCCTGTGGAACAGTCTTAATCGCTAAGTGAGTAAAAAATAAACTAAATTTAATACTATTTTTACGTTTAAGCCTATCTTAGCCCAAACCTGCTCATGTCATTCGATAAATTCAACATCGCTAGGCCCATTGTCGCTAGTAAAAAAGCCAATGTTCATGATACTTTTTGTGTTCAATTAAATCATGATGGCGACAACAGCAAGATGATCAACCGAATCGATATCAATCAACGTATGAGCAGTATTGTTATTCACAATAAAACCGTTTATTTATGTGGCCAGGTCGCAACTGATAAATTTGCTGATATCACCACCCAAACCCACACTATGTTAGCTGAGGTTGATGCGTTACTTATTCAAGCTGGTAGTCAACGTGATCATATTCTATCAGCCACAATCTACCTTAAAGATATGCAAGATTATGATGCCATGAATCATGTTTGGGACAATTGGCTGCCTCAAGGGCATGCCCCAGCTAGAGCCTGCGTTCAGGCCGCTATAGCAGAGCCAGAATATCTAGTTGAAGTGTCAGTTATTGCTGCTGTGATAGCGTAAGCTCTGGGTTGTTTTTTAGCTGTAAAAAGCTTATTTGAAAAAAAATACTGATGCTTGTTACGTTGAATTGACGTAATCTTCGCAACAAAAGAGACCGTAAACTTGACTTTATTTACCGCTCTCAATAGTCTTCAAGCTCAGTTTTTAAGGTGGTATGCAATGGATATAAAATATAATTTAAAACCCGCGTCAGAGCGCCGCACTGAGCAGTTTACTCCCGAAGGTAATGTGGGCTTTGGTAAGCTGCGTACCGACCATATGTTTTTGATGGATTATCGTGACGGTCAATGGTGTGATCCTCGCATTGTACCTTACGGCCCTTTTGAAATGGCTCCAGGTGCAATGACCTTGCATTATGGCCAGTCTATTTTTGAAGGCGCGAAAGCCTTTATGCATCAAGATGGTGAAATTTACACTTTCCGTTTAAACAAGAATGCCGAGCGGATGAATCGCTCAGCAGACATAGTGTGTATTCCTAACATTGATGAGCAAACCCAGTTAAATGCAATTAATAGCTTAATTGATGTCGATAGAAAGTGGTTTCCGATGCAAGATGGCGCATGTTTATATATTCGCCCTTTTATTTTTGCCACAGAAGATCGCCTATCAGTTAGCCCGAGTCAGCAATACACCTTCTGCGTTATTTTAAGTCCATCTGGCGCTTATTATGCGTCAGGTGTGAATGAAGGCATTCGCTTACTCATTACCACTAAGTTCCACCGTGCGGTTTCAGGTGGTACAGGTGCGTCAAAAGCTTCTGGTAACTATGCTGCATCATTACGAGCCGGTAAAGCAGCGGCAGAATATGGCGCTGCACAGGTGCTGTATTTAGATGCGACTAACAAGCAAATCGAAGAAGTGGGGGCAATGAACCACTTCCATATTTTAAAAGATGGTACTGTGATTATTCCTCAGTTTACTGACACCATTTTAAAATCGATTACCTCGCAGTCTATTTTAGAACTTGGTGAGTTACTGGGTTGTAAAGTACGCCAGGAAACCGTGATGTTAGATAAATTCATCGCTGATATTGAGTCAGGTGAAATTATTGAAGCCGGTGGTTTTGGTACTGCGGCAGTTGTGTCGCCAGTAACCTCATATATCTTTGAAGATCATCGCATTGTTACCGTTGGTGATGGCAAAGTTGGTCCGAATATTAAAAAGATTTATCAAGTCTTTACCGATATTCAAAAAGGTAACATCCAAGGCCCACAAGGCTGGGTTAAGCGTGTTGAACAGGTAGCACCTTAAGCTATTCTTGTTAATAGCTTAATGAAGCATACTCTTGTGTGACCCTATCAATCCGATATCAATCAATGATGTCGGATTTTTTATGCTTAAAATCTATCCCGACTCACGCTTTACCTGGGTAAAGTTCGGCATACTATTAATCTGAGTTGAGATTAGTAACATCAAACGATTTCTATAAAGTAAAACATAAACATAAACATAAACATGAATTAGCTGAAGGGTGAATATGATATTAATTACCGGAGCAAGCAGTGGTTTGGGTGCGGCATTAGCTAAATGTTATGCAGAAGAAACACAGCAAGTGGTTATCAGTGCCAGAAATGCTGCACGGTTAAACCTTGTTGCCGCTACACTTAATCAGAGAGTGCTAGGTCAGCAAGTTCAAGATCAGGGAGCGCAAGCAGTAAGGGCAATGAGTGCAGATTTAACCTCGGAAACCAGCGTGATTGCACTGTTTGATCAACTTCAGCAGGCCGAAACCGATTCATCCCCCTTAAACACGGTTATCCATTGTGCTGGCAGTGGCTACTTTGGCAATATTGACACCCAAGAAGCCGACTCGATAGCTAATTTGATTCAAAACAATGTCACCTCGGCTATTTTACTGGTACGTGAATTAGTGAAGCGCTACCGTAATCAAGCGGTTAATGTGGTGATAGTAATGTCTACGGCTGCGTTAGCCGCTAAGGCGGGGGAATCCACTTATTGCGCCGCTAAATGGGCCGTTCGCGGTTTTATCGAGTCAGTTAGATTAGAGCTAAAGGGCTATCCGATGAAAATTATTGCGGTATACCCAGGAGGAATGGATACCCAATTTTGGCCAACGAGCGGTAAAGCGCTCGATACATCTACGTTTATGAGTGCAGATGAAGCAGCAATTATGCTCAAACAAGCCCTAATTGCCACTGAACATGGTTATATCGCCGATATCACCATCAATCGAGGTTAGTCGTCTGTTTAAGCCGTTAATCTGCTTGGCAGACGACTTATCGAGTTTTTAGGCTAATTTTGTCATCATATTAATTGCAACAAGGCTTGCTGGGTTAATGCTTCCGAGTAAGCATTGATTTTTTGATGCTCAGGGCTCCAGCCTTTAATAAAACGATGAAAATCAGCCCAGGCAATAGGGTAGAGTGATCGCCAGGAGTTAACTAGCGCGCTAACATCGATATCGGGATGGTAATGACCAACGCTTTGACTTAACTGAATAAAATAAAAGTCGAGGTACGTTTCTACAGTGGTTTCTATTGTGGATATTGGCTGATTGAATGGCAGCACGCTACTTAAAAAATACACCACATCTTTCATGCCGCATCCTTGACCCACATACTGAAAGTCTACCGCTGCGGCTTGGCAATTATCTGGGGTGAAACAAAAATTAGCTAACTTAGCATCGCCATGTACTAAGGTTTTAAACGGGCAATTATTAAGAATGTAGTCTAACTCAGTTGCCGCATTTTTGAGTTTATCATCTTGTAATACGGCCAGTTCATCCGGCCGGGTGGCTAAGTGCCAGTAGGTGCCGATAGGCCATAGATCTTGGCCGTCATGCTGCATAAATTGACCGTGAAAATGTGCCAGCCAAGTTAAGCTGGCTTGAATAATAGTGCGATCACCGTGATGGTTAATACGGCTAAAGCCTATTTGAGTTAAATCTTCAAGCACCAGTAATATGGCATAACAATCATCTGCATTTGGCGAGGTTATAGCATTACCCAGCCATAAGCATTTAGGCACCACACAGTCTGCTGTGCAGTGGTTGGCGTAATCTTGATACCAATAAGACTCAACTTGGTAAGAGCGCAATTTTCTTTGATGAGACAAGTCAGTCGCCCAACCTTTGGGGTGAGTTTGAGCTTGTGGCAAGGTGATATGCTTAACAATAACGGATGCATGACGGTAACCGGTTAAATACACCTGGACTAACTCACCATAACCACCCCAAAGCGACTGAATGGACTGTACTGATTGAACACTTGTGGCGCCCAATACGTCGATAATTGCAGCTAACTGCTGAGGTTGCATATTATTTAGGGCTTATTATTGGGCGAGATAAATCAAATCGATTATCTTCAGAAATACCATAATAAGCTGAAGGGCCGCCAGCGCGAAGCACGGGTTGTGCTAAAGCCGTTTGGTAAATGCCATTGGCATCAATTAAGTGCTTGGCAATATGCACAGCAACCACTTCACCTAATACTAACCAGGTATCAATATCGTCACCTTGGGCATTTTTAAGTTGAATACACTGACTTAACTTACATTCAAAATTGACAGGGCTTTCAGCAACCCGATCAACCGAGATTATTTTGCTGGCAACAGGCGTTAGCCCTGCAAAAGCAAACTCATCTTCACCTGGGGGTAAAGTGGCAGAGGTTAGGTTCATTTTTTCCGCTAATTCACGGGTGGTCAAGTTCCAAACAAATTCACCGGTTTCAACTATATTAGCCACACTGTCTTTCCACGCTGTGCTGGCAAAACCAATAATGGGTGGAGTGTAGTTGAAACAGTTAAAAAAGCTGTAGGGCGCCAGATTACGCTGACCTTGGCCGTTGCGTGATGAAATCCAGCCTATTGGGCGTGGGCTAATAATGGCATTAAGTGGGTCATGGGCAAGGCCATGACCTTTACTGGGTTGATAAAAGTGCTGCTCGTTTGACGTCATGTAACCCTCCTTATTTGAATTTGATTGGGTAGCTTGAATAGCCCAAGGCACCCGCCAACGCTATGACTTAACGCCCACAGTATCGGTATCTATGTCATCTGCATCAGCCACTTGTTTTGAATTGATGTCATCAGCTGCGGATGTAGAAGTTGATAGTCGTAACAATATCCCAACAGTGCTGCGCCATATTTGTTGCCACATGAGCAAATCATTGAGGTTTACATGATATTAAGGTGCAGTATGCTGGTTCAATATAGGTGTTTTATGCCTGTAGATCTAGAATTACATCCTAATGATTTACATAAGCTTTAACCATTTTTATTGGTAACTAAAACATGTTAGTTGCTGGTTTTATGCAGTAGTCTAGTTTAGAGTGAATACTAACTAAATGGCAGTGTAGCCAATAAATCACAAGGAACACGAATGAATCTTACCAAGCTTGCGTTAGCTATGTCGTTATCGATTAGTCTGCTAGTTGTTCCGTATGCACAGGCTACCTCATTAGATCAAAGCGTCAAGCAAGCCTTGCCACAACTGGAAACGCTTTATCTGCATTTACATCAACATCCTGAGCTGTCATATCAAGAGAAAAACTCCAGTGCAAGAATGGCAAAAGAACTAAAAGCCATAGGATTTACTGTTACCGAAAACTTCGGCGGTTATGGCGTGGTGGGTATATTAAAAAATGGTGATGGGCCGACGATTATGCTCCGCGCAGATACCGATGGTTTACCCATTATTGAACAAACGGGAAAACCCTACGCCTCTAAGGTCACCACACTGGATGCAAATAACAATAAAGTGGGTGTTATGCATGGTTGTGGTCATGATATTCATATGACCAGCTTAATAGGTACTGCGCAGCAATTAGTACAACACAAAGCGGATTGGAAAGGCACATTGATGATGGTGGCTCAACCTGCAGAAGAAGTCGGTGGCGGTGCTAAAGCTATGTTGAAGCAAGGCTTGTTTAGTCAGTTTTCAACCCCTGATGCGGTATTAGGTTTGCATGTTAGTGCGACTATTCCTGCCGGTAAAGTGGGCGCTATTAGTGGTTATGCGCTGGCGAATGTTGATTCGGTTGATATCAAAATAAAAGGTAAAGGCGGCCATGGGGCTTACCCGCATACTACAATCGATCCTGTGGTATTGGCGGCCAGAACCGTCCTTGCTTTGCAAACAATTCCGAGTCGTGAAATATCACCGCTTGAGCCTAATGTGGTGACAGTCGGTTCGATTCACGGCGGTTCAAAGCATAATATTATCTCTAACGAAGTGATGTTGCAGTTGACGTTACGATCATACAATCCACAAGTGCGTGAGCAACAAATTGCGGCGATAAAAAGGATCACTAAAGGCATAGCGATCAGTGCTGGATTACCCGATGAGCTGATGCCTGAAGTGAACGTGCATGATGATGAGGCCATTCCATCTACTTATAATGATCCAACGTTAGCGGCAAAAGTGAAAGCCAGTATTGAAGCCGAAATAGGCGCAGATAATGTATTAGTTGCACCGCAAGTTATGGCTGGTGAAGATTTTGGCTTATACGGCAGAACGGCTGAAAAAGTACCTATTACGTTATTTTGGTTAGGGGCGGTTGAGCCAAACATATATGCCGACAGTGTTGCCAAAGGCGATACGTTACCGTCACTACACTCTAGCCAGTTTGCGCCTGATTACCCGTTAACGATTAGTACTGGGGTGAGGTCAATGACCCGAGCCGCAATAGATTTGTTTAATCAATAAATTAACAATGCCTGCTTACGCAGGCATTTTTATTTGAGCTGTTTTTTATTATAAGGGGTTATAATGCCACAAAATCACTTATTTATTATCGAGCTCACATGACCATTATTTTTACTACTAACGTCGGCGATATTCACATCGAACTTGATATGGAAAAAGCCCCAGTTAGCGCGAAAAACTTCATCAGATATTGTCAGGAAGGTTTTTATGATCAGACTATTTTTCACCGTGTGATTAAAGGCTTTATGATCCAAGGGGGTGGATTTACTGTCGATATGACAGAAAAACCGACTCATGATCCAATAGCCAATGAAGCCAATCGTGGTTTAAGTAATGTGCTGGGCACGATTGCAATGGCACGCACAGATGCACCGCACTCAGCTACAGGGCAGTTTTTTATCAACACTGCTAATAACAGCTTTCTAGACCATACCGCGACGACTAATAATGGTTGGGGTTATGCTGTATTTGGTAAAGTCAGTGCAGGTATTGAGGTAGTGAAACAGATTGAAAAGGTTAAAACAGCAACAATTGCAGGACATGAAGATGTGCCCAAAGAGCCAATTATTATTGAATCTGTGACGATAACCCACTAGACGTAACGAACCAGCAAGACAGTGGACTAAACAACATTCATTACCGAATAAGGATGCGATTCGGTAGTGGGTTGGTGTTCTTCCGCCCCAGCCACAATGATCTACTATAGACAGATTGTCACAGGCTGTTACCAAAAAAATTGCCACTATGACCACCTATCCAAATTTGCATCTTCATTGTGTAGTCTATTGATGATAAAACTAGTACTCATTAGGTGTAGCTAAGTATGTGCTAATGTAATGTTTATCGAGACAGCAGGTTTATTGGAAATACTATGCAGCTTACGGATACAGAATTTCAATGTTTACATCAAGCTAAACAGTTGCTTGAAAACCCTGGACTGGCAGCTAAGTTAACCGATTACATCGGCACACCTATTGAAAAAGGCTTTGCCTTACTGCCAAAAAGCATTAGTTCAACAGTGACTAAAGTGACTCAAGCTGCCTTAATGAAGGC
This window contains:
- a CDS encoding thiol:disulfide interchange protein DsbA/DsbL, with the protein product MKKALLMAAALLFTPLAATAADYQEGVHYTVINEGPGSAKPEITEFFSFFCGHCYNFSQTVIPKINKTLPEGVAFNQSHVEFIGREMGVEMSRAFAIAHQLKVEDKVEPALFAAIHDKKQSFTSLNDIRLLFIANGVEGKDFDAAANSFMVNAQMSKMKRDATNAKISGVPSLVVNGKYRVETGSIKSYDELLDIAYYLAQMNKK
- a CDS encoding DUF1107 domain-containing protein — translated: MRMFPVYAPKLIVKHARIFFNGVIWVKDLGRLEFSYGRFLLPKKSLPQVRQAILELNALIESQHDQPA
- a CDS encoding cell division protein ZapB, coding for MSLELLSQLETKIQATLENIELLKMELEEEKQKNVTLTAKNQQLEQDLNSWSDKVNGLVGLLNSEI
- a CDS encoding RidA family protein: MINRIDINQRMSSIVIHNKTVYLCGQVATDKFADITTQTHTMLAEVDALLIQAGSQRDHILSATIYLKDMQDYDAMNHVWDNWLPQGHAPARACVQAAIAEPEYLVEVSVIAAVIA
- a CDS encoding branched-chain amino acid aminotransferase — encoded protein: MDIKYNLKPASERRTEQFTPEGNVGFGKLRTDHMFLMDYRDGQWCDPRIVPYGPFEMAPGAMTLHYGQSIFEGAKAFMHQDGEIYTFRLNKNAERMNRSADIVCIPNIDEQTQLNAINSLIDVDRKWFPMQDGACLYIRPFIFATEDRLSVSPSQQYTFCVILSPSGAYYASGVNEGIRLLITTKFHRAVSGGTGASKASGNYAASLRAGKAAAEYGAAQVLYLDATNKQIEEVGAMNHFHILKDGTVIIPQFTDTILKSITSQSILELGELLGCKVRQETVMLDKFIADIESGEIIEAGGFGTAAVVSPVTSYIFEDHRIVTVGDGKVGPNIKKIYQVFTDIQKGNIQGPQGWVKRVEQVAP
- a CDS encoding SDR family NAD(P)-dependent oxidoreductase: MILITGASSGLGAALAKCYAEETQQVVISARNAARLNLVAATLNQRVLGQQVQDQGAQAVRAMSADLTSETSVIALFDQLQQAETDSSPLNTVIHCAGSGYFGNIDTQEADSIANLIQNNVTSAILLVRELVKRYRNQAVNVVIVMSTAALAAKAGESTYCAAKWAVRGFIESVRLELKGYPMKIIAVYPGGMDTQFWPTSGKALDTSTFMSADEAAIMLKQALIATEHGYIADITINRG
- a CDS encoding phosphotransferase; this translates as MQPQQLAAIIDVLGATSVQSVQSIQSLWGGYGELVQVYLTGYRHASVIVKHITLPQAQTHPKGWATDLSHQRKLRSYQVESYWYQDYANHCTADCVVPKCLWLGNAITSPNADDCYAILLVLEDLTQIGFSRINHHGDRTIIQASLTWLAHFHGQFMQHDGQDLWPIGTYWHLATRPDELAVLQDDKLKNAATELDYILNNCPFKTLVHGDAKLANFCFTPDNCQAAAVDFQYVGQGCGMKDVVYFLSSVLPFNQPISTIETTVETYLDFYFIQLSQSVGHYHPDIDVSALVNSWRSLYPIAWADFHRFIKGWSPEHQKINAYSEALTQQALLQLI
- a CDS encoding flavin reductase family protein, whose product is MTSNEQHFYQPSKGHGLAHDPLNAIISPRPIGWISSRNGQGQRNLAPYSFFNCFNYTPPIIGFASTAWKDSVANIVETGEFVWNLTTRELAEKMNLTSATLPPGEDEFAFAGLTPVASKIISVDRVAESPVNFECKLSQCIQLKNAQGDDIDTWLVLGEVVAVHIAKHLIDANGIYQTALAQPVLRAGGPSAYYGISEDNRFDLSRPIISPK
- a CDS encoding M20 metallopeptidase family protein, with translation MNLTKLALAMSLSISLLVVPYAQATSLDQSVKQALPQLETLYLHLHQHPELSYQEKNSSARMAKELKAIGFTVTENFGGYGVVGILKNGDGPTIMLRADTDGLPIIEQTGKPYASKVTTLDANNNKVGVMHGCGHDIHMTSLIGTAQQLVQHKADWKGTLMMVAQPAEEVGGGAKAMLKQGLFSQFSTPDAVLGLHVSATIPAGKVGAISGYALANVDSVDIKIKGKGGHGAYPHTTIDPVVLAARTVLALQTIPSREISPLEPNVVTVGSIHGGSKHNIISNEVMLQLTLRSYNPQVREQQIAAIKRITKGIAISAGLPDELMPEVNVHDDEAIPSTYNDPTLAAKVKASIEAEIGADNVLVAPQVMAGEDFGLYGRTAEKVPITLFWLGAVEPNIYADSVAKGDTLPSLHSSQFAPDYPLTISTGVRSMTRAAIDLFNQ
- a CDS encoding peptidylprolyl isomerase: MTIIFTTNVGDIHIELDMEKAPVSAKNFIRYCQEGFYDQTIFHRVIKGFMIQGGGFTVDMTEKPTHDPIANEANRGLSNVLGTIAMARTDAPHSATGQFFINTANNSFLDHTATTNNGWGYAVFGKVSAGIEVVKQIEKVKTATIAGHEDVPKEPIIIESVTITH